In Arsenicicoccus sp. oral taxon 190, the following are encoded in one genomic region:
- a CDS encoding SAV_6107 family HEPN domain-containing protein, which produces MTATTTRPPLTTATLDLLDRAYAALAEATCATTTADRYVAAHLSGLRAGAALLATRGRPAGRGRPRSVWELLPAAAPELGEWAAFYAASAVRRSVAERGGLISAREADDLVRASETFLGLVESSLGAAPHAPLPSLQVAAGVR; this is translated from the coding sequence ATGACGGCGACGACCACCCGACCCCCGTTGACCACGGCGACGCTGGACCTGCTCGACCGGGCCTACGCCGCGCTCGCCGAGGCGACCTGCGCGACGACGACGGCTGACCGCTACGTCGCGGCACACCTGTCCGGGCTGCGAGCCGGGGCGGCGCTGCTGGCCACCCGTGGGCGCCCCGCCGGCCGGGGCCGCCCCCGCAGCGTGTGGGAGCTGCTGCCCGCCGCGGCCCCCGAGCTGGGGGAGTGGGCCGCGTTCTACGCCGCCTCGGCGGTGCGCCGGTCCGTCGCCGAGCGGGGCGGGCTGATCTCGGCCCGCGAGGCGGACGACCTGGTGCGAGCCTCGGAGACCTTCCTCGGTCTCGTCGAGTCCTCGCTGGGCGCGGCCCCGCACGCGCCGCTGCCGTCCCTGCAGGTGGCTGCCGGTGTCCGATGA
- the metF gene encoding methylenetetrahydrofolate reductase [NAD(P)H]: MVSGSSFLAPRDHLSGASIPDMLAKEGTSFSFEFFPPRSDEAEAVLWEAIRHLEKKRPSFVSVTYGAGGTTRDRTVRVTQRIAEETTLLPMAHLTCVGSSVGELRSVIGAYADAGIRNVMVLRGDPAGGLGSPWVAHPEGLDHADQLVDLVRSLGDFTIGVAAFPDGHPESSSREQDADVLVAKQRAGADFAVTQMVFDVDNYLRLRDLVVARGGTLPIIPGLMPVTNLRQISRMAELSGAALPTSVTSRLEAVGEDADAVREVGVQIATEHAQRLMDEGAPGLHFYTMNRSTATLEVFANLGQ, from the coding sequence ATGGTCTCTGGCTCGTCGTTCCTCGCCCCGCGCGACCACCTGTCCGGGGCCTCGATCCCGGACATGCTGGCCAAGGAGGGCACGAGCTTCTCCTTCGAGTTCTTCCCGCCCCGCTCGGACGAGGCCGAGGCCGTGCTGTGGGAGGCGATCCGGCACCTGGAGAAGAAGCGGCCGTCCTTCGTGTCGGTGACCTACGGAGCGGGCGGCACCACGCGGGACCGCACCGTGCGGGTGACCCAGCGCATCGCCGAGGAGACCACGCTGCTGCCGATGGCGCACCTGACGTGCGTCGGGTCGTCGGTGGGGGAGCTGCGCTCCGTGATCGGGGCGTATGCCGACGCGGGGATCCGCAACGTCATGGTGCTGCGCGGGGACCCGGCCGGGGGGCTGGGCTCACCGTGGGTGGCGCACCCGGAGGGCCTGGACCACGCGGACCAGCTGGTGGACCTGGTCCGCTCGCTCGGTGACTTCACGATCGGGGTGGCGGCCTTCCCGGACGGTCACCCGGAGTCGTCCTCGCGGGAGCAGGACGCCGACGTGCTGGTCGCCAAGCAGCGGGCGGGCGCCGACTTCGCCGTGACCCAGATGGTCTTCGACGTCGACAACTACCTGCGGCTGCGCGACCTCGTGGTCGCCCGCGGCGGGACGCTGCCGATCATCCCGGGGCTCATGCCGGTGACCAACCTGCGTCAGATCAGCAGGATGGCCGAGCTGTCCGGGGCGGCGCTGCCGACCTCGGTGACCTCCCGGCTGGAGGCGGTGGGCGAGGACGCCGACGCGGTCCGCGAGGTGGGGGTGCAGATCGCCACCGAGCACGCGCAGCGGCTCATGGACGAGGGCGCGCCGGGGCTGCACTTCTACACGATGAACCGCTCGACGGCGACGCTGGAGGTCTTCGCCAACCTCGGTCAGTGA
- a CDS encoding DUF456 family protein: MDSVTLLVALAVVVGLIGIVLPVLPGLLLVWGAVVVWAVVGQVWWLAGLVTVAYAAGLALQYLLPGRRLRAGGVPTRSLVLGVLVGVVGFFVVPVVGAVGGFVLGVYLSELQRLRGHGAAWPSTVHALRAVGLSMLIELAAGLVIGAAWVGTLLWG; this comes from the coding sequence GTGGACTCCGTGACCCTGCTCGTCGCCCTCGCCGTCGTCGTCGGTCTCATCGGCATCGTCCTGCCGGTGCTCCCCGGGCTGCTGCTCGTGTGGGGCGCGGTGGTGGTGTGGGCCGTGGTCGGCCAGGTCTGGTGGCTCGCCGGGCTCGTGACGGTGGCGTATGCCGCCGGCCTGGCGCTGCAGTACCTCCTGCCCGGGCGCCGGCTGCGGGCCGGCGGGGTGCCGACCCGGTCGCTGGTGCTCGGCGTGCTGGTCGGCGTGGTCGGCTTCTTCGTGGTCCCGGTGGTGGGTGCTGTCGGGGGTTTCGTGCTGGGGGTCTACCTGTCCGAGCTGCAGCGGCTCCGGGGGCACGGCGCGGCGTGGCCGTCGACGGTGCACGCGCTGCGGGCCGTGGGGCTGTCCATGCTGATCGAGCTGGCCGCCGGCCTGGTCATCGGGGCGGCCTGGGTGGGCACGCTGCTCTGGGGCTGA
- a CDS encoding DUF7455 domain-containing protein, producing the protein MTTALASSELTAADRCDRCGAQAYIRARLANGGELLFCAHHGRQHLDSLRPIAVDIDDQTERLHREPTS; encoded by the coding sequence GTGACCACTGCACTGGCATCGAGCGAACTCACGGCAGCGGACCGCTGCGACCGCTGTGGCGCGCAGGCCTACATCCGAGCACGACTCGCCAACGGCGGGGAGCTGCTCTTCTGCGCCCACCACGGGCGTCAGCACCTGGACAGCCTGCGACCGATCGCGGTCGACATCGACGACCAGACCGAGCGACTGCACCGCGAGCCGACCAGCTGA
- a CDS encoding polyprenyl synthetase family protein, with translation MTTAGTEIVDLARLRHRVQAEIDEEIALRAAQLAAVGRDTRLLVDAVADLLRGGKRLRAAFCYWGYRAAGGDDNEAIVRAATAMELFQAAALLHDDVMDDSDTRRGMPAAHRRLAAHHADQRWEGLSERFGVAGAILAGNLCLTWTDSMFATSGLSRQELHGARPIFDEMRTQLMGGQFLDVLEAARGWSDLTTEQRLARAHRVITYKSAKYSVEHPLLIGAAAAGARHRDLQHLGEFGLCVGQAFQLRDDLLGVFGDPAATGKPAGDDLREGKQTVLVAHTLEGLGRAEAAAFARRLGDPHLEERAVAQMRDAIVSSGAVDAVERDIDRLLEQALVELAATQGLLDDGRAVLADLATYATQRAS, from the coding sequence ATGACCACCGCAGGGACCGAGATCGTCGACCTGGCGCGGCTGCGCCACCGGGTCCAGGCCGAGATCGACGAGGAGATCGCCCTGCGCGCCGCCCAGCTGGCCGCGGTCGGTCGCGACACGCGGCTGCTGGTCGACGCGGTCGCCGACCTCCTGCGCGGCGGCAAGCGCCTGCGCGCGGCCTTCTGCTACTGGGGCTACCGCGCCGCCGGCGGCGACGACAACGAGGCCATCGTGCGGGCCGCCACCGCGATGGAGCTCTTCCAGGCCGCCGCCCTCCTCCACGACGACGTCATGGACGACAGCGACACCCGGCGCGGGATGCCTGCCGCGCACCGTCGCCTCGCCGCCCACCACGCCGACCAGCGGTGGGAGGGGCTGTCCGAGAGGTTCGGCGTGGCCGGGGCGATCCTGGCCGGCAACCTGTGCCTGACCTGGACCGACTCGATGTTCGCGACCTCGGGGCTGTCGCGTCAGGAGCTCCACGGGGCCCGCCCCATCTTCGACGAGATGCGCACCCAGCTCATGGGCGGGCAGTTCCTCGACGTGCTCGAGGCCGCGCGGGGCTGGTCCGACCTGACGACCGAGCAGCGCCTGGCCCGCGCGCACCGCGTCATCACCTACAAGAGCGCGAAGTACTCCGTGGAGCACCCGCTGCTCATCGGGGCCGCCGCCGCCGGGGCCAGGCACCGGGACCTGCAGCACCTCGGCGAGTTCGGGCTGTGCGTGGGACAGGCCTTCCAGCTGCGCGACGACCTGCTCGGCGTCTTCGGGGACCCGGCCGCGACGGGCAAGCCCGCCGGCGACGACCTGCGCGAGGGCAAGCAGACCGTCCTCGTCGCCCACACCCTGGAGGGCCTCGGCCGGGCCGAGGCCGCCGCCTTCGCCCGTAGGCTCGGCGACCCCCACCTGGAGGAGCGGGCGGTGGCGCAGATGCGCGACGCCATCGTGTCCTCCGGCGCGGTCGACGCCGTCGAGCGGGACATCGACCGGCTGCTCGAGCAGGCCCTCGTCGAGCTCGCCGCCACGCAGGGGCTCCTCGACGACGGGCGCGCGGTCCTGGCCGACCTCGCGACCTACGCCACGCAGCGCGCCAGCTGA
- a CDS encoding DUF4126 domain-containing protein, translated as MGTELLPMVFTSGWASGINAYAVVLVMGLAGRFFSVDLVPGVLTRTDVLIASAVLFLLEMFADKIPYVDTAWDSVHTVVRPAVGATLGYLLAGHEGSGLEQAFAAATGGFSALASHGVKAGIRAGVNASPEPVSNIAISSAEDVAVVGVMTLATNHPWAAATVAGILLLIGIVAVVWLLRRIVSIKRRYDDWGTRRRDAEDLRLDGPGDPR; from the coding sequence ATGGGTACCGAGCTGCTGCCGATGGTCTTCACGAGCGGCTGGGCGAGCGGCATCAACGCCTACGCCGTGGTCCTGGTCATGGGCCTGGCCGGACGGTTCTTCTCCGTCGACCTCGTCCCGGGGGTGCTCACCCGCACCGACGTGCTGATCGCCTCGGCGGTGCTCTTCCTGCTCGAGATGTTCGCCGACAAGATCCCCTACGTCGACACCGCGTGGGACAGCGTCCACACGGTCGTGCGACCGGCCGTGGGCGCGACGCTCGGCTACCTGCTCGCCGGCCACGAGGGGTCCGGCCTGGAGCAGGCCTTCGCCGCCGCCACCGGCGGCTTCAGCGCCCTGGCGAGCCACGGCGTCAAGGCCGGCATCCGCGCCGGCGTCAACGCCTCTCCCGAGCCGGTCAGCAACATCGCGATCTCCTCGGCGGAGGACGTCGCCGTCGTCGGCGTCATGACCCTCGCCACCAACCACCCCTGGGCCGCCGCCACCGTCGCGGGCATCCTCCTGCTGATCGGCATCGTCGCCGTGGTCTGGCTGCTGCGCCGCATCGTCTCCATCAAGCGGAGGTATGACGACTGGGGCACCCGGCGCCGCGACGCGGAGGACCTGCGGCTGGACGGGCCCGGCGACCCTCGCTGA
- a CDS encoding methyltransferase domain-containing protein: MPDQADPAPSRRSRAAGVETNLRTAAVWDAVRTAVDDLSGELGRPLRILDLGGGTGGIAVALAGLGHEITVVDPSPDALAALDRRAQEAGVADRVRGVQGDGGSLAAVHEPGTADLVCCHGVLEFVDDPAASLAAISAALAPHGLLSLTVAQRLAVVLARALAGQFSQAQHALTTPEGRWGSTDPLPRRFDLASVSDLVEAAGLEITDAHGVRIFSDLVPSTLVDSEADRMALLDLERAASSHPEFAILGQLGSALHVIAARH, from the coding sequence ATGCCCGACCAGGCGGACCCTGCCCCGTCCCGTCGCTCCCGCGCCGCGGGCGTCGAGACCAACCTGCGCACCGCCGCCGTCTGGGACGCCGTGCGCACCGCCGTCGACGACCTGTCCGGGGAGCTCGGTCGCCCGCTGCGGATCCTCGACCTCGGGGGCGGCACCGGCGGGATCGCCGTCGCCCTGGCCGGCCTGGGGCACGAGATCACCGTGGTCGACCCCAGCCCGGACGCCCTCGCGGCCCTCGACCGGCGGGCGCAGGAGGCCGGCGTCGCCGATCGCGTCCGCGGCGTCCAGGGCGACGGTGGCTCCCTCGCCGCGGTCCACGAGCCCGGCACCGCCGACCTCGTCTGCTGCCACGGGGTGCTGGAGTTCGTCGACGACCCGGCCGCGTCGCTCGCCGCGATCAGCGCCGCCCTCGCCCCCCACGGGCTGCTCAGCCTCACCGTCGCCCAGCGCCTCGCGGTCGTCCTCGCCCGGGCCCTCGCGGGACAGTTCAGCCAGGCCCAGCACGCCCTCACCACGCCCGAGGGCCGGTGGGGGTCCACGGACCCGCTGCCCAGGCGCTTCGACCTGGCCTCCGTCTCCGACCTGGTCGAGGCCGCCGGGCTCGAGATCACCGACGCCCACGGGGTGCGGATCTTCAGCGACCTCGTCCCCTCGACCCTGGTCGACTCCGAGGCCGACCGGATGGCCCTGCTCGACCTGGAGCGGGCGGCGTCCAGCCACCCCGAGTTCGCGATCCTGGGGCAGCTCGGCTCGGCCCTGCACGTCATCGCCGCCCGGCACTGA
- a CDS encoding DUF3040 domain-containing protein, with protein sequence MPLSEREQALLEQMEQALYAEDPRFAENLANPTPPNVRRRRVIIGILGVVAGLAVVLLGVTQQLIWVGVVGFLLMVAAGVYALTAPRRAPLGSVQADGSVQRSRFGRRGGASRATPGRTRTGQQGRRAAQPRQGTFMQRLEQRWDDRRSRGEF encoded by the coding sequence ATGCCACTGTCAGAGCGTGAGCAGGCCTTGCTCGAGCAGATGGAGCAGGCGCTCTATGCCGAGGATCCGCGTTTCGCCGAGAACCTCGCCAATCCCACCCCTCCCAACGTCCGGCGCCGACGCGTCATCATCGGCATCCTCGGCGTCGTCGCCGGCCTGGCCGTGGTCCTGCTGGGCGTCACCCAGCAGCTCATCTGGGTGGGCGTCGTCGGGTTCCTGCTCATGGTCGCCGCCGGGGTCTACGCCCTGACCGCGCCCCGCCGAGCCCCGCTGGGCTCCGTGCAGGCCGACGGCTCCGTCCAGCGCAGCCGGTTCGGACGCCGCGGCGGCGCCTCGCGCGCCACGCCGGGCCGCACCCGCACCGGCCAGCAGGGCCGCCGCGCCGCGCAGCCCCGCCAGGGCACCTTCATGCAGCGTCTCGAGCAGCGGTGGGACGACCGCCGCAGCCGCGGCGAGTTCTGA
- a CDS encoding DUF6504 family protein, with the protein MRRCEDAIEVRHDGRPLQFIWRGRLYDVRSVVDHWRERRPWWREVPDTRAVTAADLEGEVWRVEAAAGRSGVLGVYDLAVRGTRWQLVALSD; encoded by the coding sequence ATGCGCCGTTGCGAGGATGCCATCGAGGTCCGGCACGACGGTCGTCCGCTGCAGTTCATCTGGCGGGGCCGGCTCTACGACGTCCGCTCCGTGGTCGACCACTGGCGCGAGCGACGCCCCTGGTGGCGCGAGGTGCCGGACACCCGCGCGGTGACCGCCGCGGACCTCGAGGGAGAGGTCTGGCGGGTCGAGGCCGCCGCCGGTCGCTCCGGCGTCCTCGGGGTCTACGACCTGGCGGTCCGCGGCACCCGCTGGCAGCTCGTCGCCCTCTCCGACTGA
- a CDS encoding DNA polymerase III subunit alpha, whose amino-acid sequence MSDDFVHLHVASGHSLRYGTTTPGDLVDLAAGWGQHTLALTDRDGLYGAVKFAQACLARGIAPVLGVDLAVGAVAGRQGRPPGRTPVRGGALVDPRLPRVTVLARGQAHLPPGTGWARLCRLVTATHLAGERGTPVTSLELVAEHVRVEHARSEHARAERSAALTVLVGPDSDVGRAVLQGRSVLARERLDRWRRALPEGALVVEVVCHEGPPGTPVSRRQAAAMLALADAARVPAVLTAAVRHGRPEDAITADVLDAARRLVALDTRHLDRVTTLGHLSSTPAMVALARVVCDGDQARADELLRRTLQVAADCRLDPRSDLGIGSVQLPEPGVLGIRPGESPQRVLAERCRGALPARYPGASDRERRAIEARLEDELGVVATLGYPTYFLTVATVCDLIRDMSGRVAARGSGAGSLINYLLGISGVDPIRYDLLMERFCSPLRAQLPDIDIDVESDRRTAIYERVLDRFGGDRVTCVSMMDSYRVRHAIRDVGGALGMPPTEIDAIAKAFPHIRARDARNAIADLPELRASGLDAPRLQTFFDLVERVDGLPRHVALHPCGVVLSNSGLLDRTPVEASWLGFPMSHFDKDDVEAMGLLKLDVLGIRMQSAMAHAVAEVERVDGIRIDLDDQAQVPLDDEATFRLIRSTHTLGCFQIESPGQRELIGKFGPERFEDIVIDISLFRPGPVKSDMITPFLRARQGWAEPDYLHETLVPALQETAGVVVFHEQVLRIVAETAGVTLAEADEVRRALGSPQGQVEVEAWWRPAAAARGYAPPDVDRIWEVLHAFASFGFCKAHAAAFALPTYQSAWLKTHHPAAFLAGVLTHDPGMYPKRLILDDARNLGIAVLGLDVNASGDTYRVERVEPWHEPPPQILDQVGRAGPAHPDLPDARDYGIRLSLADVKGISDAEVQRLVAGQPYVTLADVWNRAQPSRPVLERLVLAGALDSLYGLSGHRAVEGLGRRGKITRRDLLLHVAELERYTRATTRRAPRPAGAAASRRPETGPELRSAAPDVRSAAARQSQEHARVTAAAEQPVQLSLDLGDAPELTVGSGLPEMTQTERVRAELEVLGLDATAHVLEPYAPMLRALGAVRSVDLLRARSRSTVLAAGVKVATQTPPVRSGRRVVFLTLDDTTGPIDATFFEDVQGPYAATVFHSWMLLVRGEVRRTGPRGISLRATGAWELGTLWEEWLRSGPQGVHELLARSEAEAVERAAEAERATGTEGSPRTRRVLLHASGFAQSPYADIRPAGGDPREAPRKLWHSSPGSSGH is encoded by the coding sequence GTGTCCGATGACTTCGTCCACCTGCACGTGGCGTCGGGGCACTCGCTGCGCTACGGCACGACCACCCCGGGCGACCTGGTGGACCTGGCGGCGGGGTGGGGCCAGCACACCCTGGCGCTGACCGACCGCGACGGCCTCTACGGCGCCGTGAAGTTCGCCCAGGCCTGCCTCGCGCGCGGCATCGCCCCGGTCCTCGGCGTGGACCTCGCCGTCGGGGCCGTCGCCGGTCGGCAGGGGCGCCCGCCGGGGCGCACCCCGGTCCGCGGCGGTGCGCTCGTCGACCCCCGGCTGCCGCGGGTCACCGTGCTCGCGCGGGGGCAGGCGCACCTGCCGCCCGGGACCGGCTGGGCCCGGCTGTGCCGCCTGGTCACCGCCACCCACCTCGCGGGCGAGCGGGGCACCCCGGTGACCAGCCTGGAGCTCGTGGCCGAGCATGTCCGCGTCGAGCACGCCCGCTCCGAGCACGCCCGCGCCGAGCGGTCGGCCGCCCTGACGGTGCTGGTCGGGCCCGACTCCGACGTGGGCCGCGCGGTCCTGCAGGGCCGCTCCGTGCTGGCCCGGGAGCGGCTGGACCGCTGGCGGCGAGCGCTGCCGGAGGGCGCCCTGGTCGTCGAGGTGGTCTGCCACGAGGGTCCTCCCGGCACCCCCGTCAGCCGTCGCCAGGCCGCGGCCATGCTGGCGCTGGCCGACGCGGCCCGGGTGCCGGCGGTGCTGACCGCCGCGGTGCGGCACGGGCGCCCCGAGGACGCGATCACGGCCGACGTCCTCGACGCCGCCCGGCGCCTCGTCGCCCTCGACACCCGCCACCTGGACCGGGTCACCACGCTGGGCCACCTGTCCTCGACGCCCGCCATGGTCGCGCTGGCCCGGGTCGTCTGCGACGGCGACCAGGCCCGGGCCGACGAGCTGCTGCGCCGCACCCTGCAGGTCGCGGCCGACTGCCGCCTCGACCCGCGCAGCGACCTCGGGATCGGGTCGGTGCAGCTGCCGGAGCCCGGGGTCCTCGGCATACGGCCGGGGGAGTCTCCGCAGCGGGTGCTGGCCGAGCGCTGCCGAGGCGCGCTCCCCGCCCGCTACCCGGGCGCGAGCGACCGGGAGCGGCGCGCCATCGAGGCGCGGCTGGAGGACGAGCTGGGGGTCGTGGCGACGCTCGGCTACCCGACCTACTTCCTCACCGTCGCCACGGTCTGCGACCTGATCCGCGACATGTCCGGGAGGGTCGCCGCCCGGGGGTCCGGCGCCGGCAGCCTGATCAACTACCTGCTCGGCATCAGCGGGGTCGACCCGATCCGCTACGACCTGCTGATGGAGCGGTTCTGCTCCCCGCTGCGCGCGCAGCTGCCCGACATCGACATCGACGTGGAGTCCGACCGGCGGACCGCGATCTACGAGCGGGTCCTCGACCGCTTCGGCGGTGACCGGGTGACCTGCGTGTCGATGATGGACAGCTACCGGGTGCGCCACGCGATCCGGGACGTCGGGGGAGCGCTCGGCATGCCGCCGACCGAGATCGACGCGATCGCCAAGGCCTTCCCCCACATCCGGGCCCGGGACGCCCGCAACGCCATCGCGGACCTGCCCGAGCTGCGGGCGAGCGGCCTGGACGCCCCCCGGCTGCAGACCTTCTTCGACCTGGTCGAGCGCGTCGACGGGCTGCCCCGCCACGTCGCCCTGCACCCGTGCGGGGTGGTGCTGTCCAACTCCGGGCTGCTCGACCGCACCCCCGTCGAGGCGAGCTGGCTCGGCTTCCCGATGAGCCACTTCGACAAGGACGACGTCGAGGCCATGGGGCTGCTCAAGCTCGACGTGCTCGGCATCCGCATGCAGTCGGCGATGGCCCACGCGGTCGCCGAGGTGGAGCGCGTCGACGGGATCCGCATCGACCTGGACGACCAGGCCCAGGTGCCGCTGGACGACGAGGCGACCTTCCGGCTGATCCGCAGCACCCACACCCTCGGGTGCTTCCAGATCGAGTCCCCCGGGCAGCGGGAGCTGATCGGCAAGTTCGGTCCCGAGCGGTTCGAGGACATCGTCATCGACATCTCGTTGTTCCGGCCCGGGCCGGTCAAGTCGGACATGATCACCCCCTTCCTGCGGGCCCGGCAGGGGTGGGCCGAGCCGGACTACCTGCACGAGACGCTGGTGCCGGCACTGCAGGAGACCGCCGGCGTCGTGGTCTTCCACGAGCAGGTGCTGCGCATCGTCGCCGAGACGGCCGGGGTGACGCTGGCCGAGGCGGACGAGGTGCGGCGAGCCCTGGGGTCGCCTCAGGGTCAGGTGGAGGTCGAGGCCTGGTGGCGTCCGGCGGCGGCCGCCCGGGGCTACGCCCCGCCGGACGTCGACCGGATCTGGGAGGTGCTGCACGCGTTCGCGTCGTTCGGGTTCTGCAAGGCGCACGCCGCGGCCTTCGCGCTGCCGACCTACCAGTCCGCGTGGCTCAAGACGCACCACCCGGCGGCCTTCCTGGCCGGGGTGCTCACCCACGACCCGGGGATGTACCCCAAGCGCCTCATCCTCGACGACGCCCGCAACCTCGGCATCGCGGTGCTCGGCCTGGACGTCAACGCCTCCGGCGACACCTACCGCGTCGAGCGGGTGGAGCCCTGGCACGAGCCGCCGCCGCAGATCCTGGACCAGGTGGGGCGCGCCGGACCGGCCCACCCCGACCTGCCCGACGCCCGCGACTACGGCATCCGGCTCTCGCTCGCCGACGTCAAGGGCATCAGCGACGCCGAGGTGCAGCGCCTCGTCGCCGGGCAGCCCTACGTCACGCTCGCCGACGTGTGGAACCGCGCCCAGCCCTCGCGCCCGGTCCTGGAGCGCCTCGTCCTCGCCGGGGCCCTGGACTCTCTCTACGGCCTGTCGGGGCACCGCGCCGTCGAGGGGCTCGGCCGGCGCGGCAAGATCACCCGGCGCGACCTGCTGCTGCACGTCGCCGAGCTCGAGCGCTACACCCGCGCCACCACCCGCCGCGCGCCCCGCCCCGCGGGAGCCGCAGCCTCCCGGCGACCGGAGACCGGCCCGGAGCTGCGCTCCGCCGCGCCGGACGTGCGCTCGGCCGCTGCCCGGCAGTCCCAGGAGCACGCCCGGGTCACGGCCGCGGCCGAGCAGCCGGTCCAGCTGTCCCTCGACCTCGGCGACGCCCCGGAGCTGACCGTCGGCAGCGGCCTGCCGGAGATGACGCAGACCGAGCGGGTGCGTGCCGAGCTGGAGGTGCTGGGGCTCGACGCCACGGCCCACGTGCTGGAGCCCTACGCCCCGATGCTGCGGGCCCTCGGTGCGGTGCGGTCCGTGGACCTGCTGCGGGCGCGCAGCAGGTCCACGGTGCTCGCCGCGGGCGTCAAGGTGGCCACGCAGACCCCGCCGGTGCGATCGGGGCGCCGGGTGGTCTTCCTCACCCTCGACGACACGACCGGCCCGATCGACGCGACCTTCTTCGAGGACGTGCAGGGGCCGTATGCCGCCACCGTCTTCCACTCCTGGATGCTGCTCGTCCGCGGAGAGGTCCGCCGCACCGGCCCGCGCGGGATCTCGCTGCGCGCCACCGGGGCCTGGGAGCTCGGCACGCTCTGGGAGGAGTGGCTGCGCAGCGGCCCGCAGGGGGTCCACGAGCTCCTCGCGCGCAGCGAGGCCGAGGCGGTGGAGCGGGCCGCCGAGGCCGAGCGGGCCACGGGCACCGAGGGATCGCCGCGGACCCGGCGGGTCCTGCTGCACGCCTCGGGGTTCGCGCAGTCCCCCTACGCAGACATCCGACCAGCCGGAGGAGACCCCCGTGAGGCACCCCGCAAGCTGTGGCACTCCAGCCCCGGCAGCTCCGGGCACTAG
- the dinB gene encoding DNA polymerase IV, whose amino-acid sequence MSRRQFSLDAPDPELLDDTGCHVLHVDMDAFYASVTLLEHPDLVGTPVIIGGGTRGVVLSATYEARRFGVASAMPMARARRLCPQATVLGPDHSRYAEVSRGVMAVFRSVTPLVEPLSVDEAFLDVAGAVRTHGRPAVIARRIRDAVTDEQGITCSVGVAPTKFVAKLASGLAKPDGLRVVPVDQVVPTLHQLPVGALWGVGDKTEEALLRLGLRTVADIAHTPRPTLQRALGQAMGASLHELAWGRDPRRVTPAHVEKSVGADETFAHDIDDPVEIHRHLLGLADRSTARLRSQGMVARTVSIKVRFADFTTITRARTLREHTDVGHEVYQVARELFDALGLQRARIRLVGVRLESLSESGTVSRQATLDEPEHGWRDAERAVDRASARFGAGVVRPASLVRGARSTATPPRDLS is encoded by the coding sequence GTGAGCCGGCGGCAGTTCTCCCTGGACGCACCCGACCCGGAGCTGCTGGACGACACGGGCTGCCACGTGCTGCACGTGGACATGGACGCCTTCTACGCGTCGGTGACCCTCCTGGAGCACCCCGACCTGGTCGGCACCCCCGTCATCATCGGCGGCGGCACCCGGGGCGTCGTGCTCTCCGCGACCTACGAGGCACGCCGGTTCGGCGTGGCCTCGGCGATGCCGATGGCGCGCGCCCGGCGGCTGTGCCCCCAGGCGACCGTGCTCGGCCCCGACCACAGCCGCTACGCCGAGGTGTCCCGCGGCGTCATGGCGGTCTTCCGCTCCGTGACCCCGCTGGTCGAGCCGCTCTCCGTGGACGAGGCCTTCCTCGACGTCGCCGGCGCGGTCCGCACCCACGGCCGCCCCGCCGTCATCGCCCGCCGGATCCGCGACGCCGTCACCGACGAGCAGGGCATCACCTGCTCGGTGGGCGTGGCCCCGACCAAGTTCGTCGCCAAGCTCGCCTCCGGGCTCGCCAAGCCCGACGGGCTGCGGGTCGTCCCCGTGGACCAGGTGGTGCCCACCCTGCACCAGCTGCCGGTCGGGGCGCTGTGGGGCGTCGGCGACAAGACCGAGGAGGCGTTGCTGCGGCTCGGGCTGCGCACCGTCGCCGACATCGCGCACACCCCCCGGCCCACCCTGCAGCGAGCCCTCGGCCAGGCCATGGGCGCCTCGCTGCACGAGCTGGCCTGGGGCCGGGACCCGCGCCGGGTGACCCCGGCCCACGTGGAGAAGTCCGTCGGGGCCGACGAGACCTTCGCCCACGACATCGACGACCCCGTCGAGATCCACCGTCACCTGCTCGGCCTCGCCGACCGGTCGACGGCACGGCTGCGCTCCCAGGGCATGGTGGCCCGCACCGTCTCCATCAAGGTGCGCTTCGCCGACTTCACGACGATCACCCGCGCCCGGACCCTGCGCGAGCACACCGACGTCGGCCACGAGGTCTACCAGGTGGCGCGGGAGCTCTTCGACGCCCTCGGGCTGCAACGAGCCCGGATCCGGCTGGTCGGCGTGCGGCTCGAGAGCCTCTCGGAGTCCGGGACGGTGTCGCGGCAGGCGACCCTGGACGAGCCGGAGCACGGGTGGCGCGACGCCGAGCGGGCCGTCGACCGGGCCAGCGCGAGGTTCGGGGCCGGGGTGGTGCGGCCCGCGAGCCTGGTCCGTGGCGCAAGATCTACCGCTACCCCGCCACGGGATCTATCCTGA